The following coding sequences lie in one Mycobacterium gordonae genomic window:
- a CDS encoding LysR family transcriptional regulator — translation MADPELRLLRYFVTVAEERHFGRAAERLHIAQPPLSQQIQKLERQLGTELIDRSRRPIELTDSGTALFDEARLALTHAERAFAAARRAAAGQLGQLRIGALQAAVDGVLSHVMRAHRRQFPDVKLELSELSSTEQIAQLVEHRIDVGLLRGPVDEPSLTIQPLIDDPLAAVVGEDHALADHQRIEPGLLAHEPMILWARSAAATTYGDVVEVCRMHDIEPPVVDEVQRIQTILALVASGAGIALLPTSFINLSRNGVRFIPLQGRLPDRPLALAWRTANQSPTVRGFLDVATASAPHYLQQLREHYPQLGVTTPRAFRR, via the coding sequence ATGGCTGACCCCGAGCTGCGACTACTGCGCTACTTCGTGACGGTCGCCGAGGAGCGGCATTTCGGCCGGGCCGCCGAGAGGTTGCACATCGCGCAGCCGCCGTTGAGTCAGCAGATCCAGAAGTTGGAACGCCAGCTAGGCACCGAGCTGATCGACCGGTCGCGGCGCCCGATCGAGCTCACCGACTCGGGGACGGCGCTGTTTGACGAGGCGCGCCTGGCGCTGACCCATGCCGAGCGCGCCTTCGCGGCGGCCCGCCGCGCTGCCGCCGGACAGCTCGGCCAGCTACGCATCGGCGCCCTCCAAGCGGCGGTCGACGGCGTGTTGTCCCACGTCATGAGGGCACACCGCCGGCAGTTCCCGGACGTCAAACTCGAACTCAGCGAGTTGAGCAGTACCGAACAGATAGCGCAGCTGGTCGAGCACCGCATCGACGTCGGGCTGTTGCGCGGCCCAGTTGACGAACCGTCGTTGACCATCCAGCCACTGATCGACGATCCGCTTGCGGCGGTCGTCGGGGAGGACCACGCACTGGCCGACCACCAGCGGATCGAGCCAGGACTGCTCGCTCATGAACCGATGATCCTGTGGGCGCGGTCCGCCGCAGCCACCACCTACGGCGATGTCGTCGAGGTGTGCCGGATGCACGACATCGAACCGCCCGTCGTCGACGAAGTGCAGCGCATCCAGACGATTCTCGCGCTGGTCGCCTCGGGAGCCGGAATCGCCTTGCTGCCTACCTCATTCATCAATCTGAGTCGCAATGGTGTGCGGTTCATCCCGTTGCAGGGGCGGCTTCCTGACCGGCCACTTGCCCTGGCGTGGCGCACCGCCAACCAGTCCCCGACCGTTCGGGGCTTCCTCGATGTCGCCACCGCGTCGGCACCGCACTACCTTCAGCAGTTGCGTGAGCACTACCCGCAACTCGGCGTCACTACCCCTCGAGCATTCCGTCGATGA